The Euphorbia lathyris chromosome 8, ddEupLath1.1, whole genome shotgun sequence genome has a window encoding:
- the LOC136203232 gene encoding uncharacterized protein isoform X2 has product MEKSDERLRAFRARLDVLTADEVMWMPYGPDAITETPRTLYSGWIRYRDVIEPYMPGRCLRQLGHVQTIPRPILQPSKAVRPWTSLKYRVEVPAVMVQGIWDSFPQSSVLILSVFTLAHTPSDCEDQYMHWYTRHSHPRLLPEIVAPGPAVYTRSNMG; this is encoded by the exons ATGGAGAAGAGTGATGAGCGGTTGAGAGCATTTCGTGCCCGGCTTGATGTGTTGACAGCAGATGAG gtcatgtggatgccgtatggcCCTGATGCCATTACTGAGACCCCGAGGACTCTATATTCTGGATGGATACGGTATcgggatgtgatcgagccgtacatGCCGGGGCGATGCCTTCGACAGCTTGGACATGTGCAGACCATTCCTAGACCGATATTGCAGCCTTCTAAGGCTGTTCGCCCGTGGACCAGTTTGAAGTATCGTGTAGAGGTGCCAGCTGTGATGGTGCAGGGTATTTGGGACTCTTTTCCCCAGTCGTCCGTCCTTATACTGTCTGTATTCACTCTAGCACATACTCCATCAGATTGTGAGGATCAGTACATGCATTGGTACACCCGTCACTCACACCCTCGTCTACTTCCGGAGATTGTTGCACCCGGACCGGCTGTTTATACTCGCTCGAACA TGGGTTAG
- the LOC136203232 gene encoding uncharacterized protein isoform X1, producing MEKSDERLRAFRARLDVLTADEVMWMPYGPDAITETPRTLYSGWIRYRDVIEPYMPGRCLRQLGHVQTIPRPILQPSKAVRPWTSLKYRVEVPAVMVQGIWDSFPQSSVLILSVFTLAHTPSDCEDQYMHWYTRHSHPRLLPEIVAPGPAVYTRSNSEIWVSRLSGWGETVLDHMSHLDEDAAIVYRQSLEEIMDAWHLAK from the exons ATGGAGAAGAGTGATGAGCGGTTGAGAGCATTTCGTGCCCGGCTTGATGTGTTGACAGCAGATGAG gtcatgtggatgccgtatggcCCTGATGCCATTACTGAGACCCCGAGGACTCTATATTCTGGATGGATACGGTATcgggatgtgatcgagccgtacatGCCGGGGCGATGCCTTCGACAGCTTGGACATGTGCAGACCATTCCTAGACCGATATTGCAGCCTTCTAAGGCTGTTCGCCCGTGGACCAGTTTGAAGTATCGTGTAGAGGTGCCAGCTGTGATGGTGCAGGGTATTTGGGACTCTTTTCCCCAGTCGTCCGTCCTTATACTGTCTGTATTCACTCTAGCACATACTCCATCAGATTGTGAGGATCAGTACATGCATTGGTACACCCGTCACTCACACCCTCGTCTACTTCCGGAGATTGTTGCACCCGGACCGGCTGTTTATACTCGCTCGAACAGTGagatt TGGGTTAGTCGATTATCTGGCTGGGGTGAAACTGTGCTGGATCACATGAGTCATCTGGACGAGGATGCTGCGATTGTATATAGGCAGTCGTTAGAGGAGATTATGGAtgcttggcatttggccaagtga
- the LOC136203854 gene encoding PKS-NRPS hybrid synthetase cheA-like, which yields MDMDALICICAFKGLEIQDAIDWAKKIAIQNGFELVISSHKNGGKQKLLRCSRGERYRGVVKNDEDPAIRKSKTKACRCKFQIKAYQHADLSGWGIKAKAGLTGMHNHTMRMYPEGSRQMSGLSIASKQIVRDMSSAQAKPCAILAAVKEKHPEDNSVIKHIYNYRDKMRRDAFEGRDLASQFYHIAVENKYVNYTQADSGVITHVFMAHPESVDMFRTYHWYIGIDSTYKTNKYKMPFVEIVGMTPCNNNFKIAYAIVKDETEGSYRWILQRLKILLGDDLNPTVVVSDRELGLLKPIQEVFPQAAHLLCTWHINKDVEDRVYRIIGDKGLASKFKNGKWRTILESLTIEEYETNLMMMKEKMSRFKGVISYVEETWLVHKEKFVVAWTKEFLHFGNTTTCRVESEHASLKQWLNTATGSLDTVWQKVHKQIESQATNIRYMLEQSRLRQSVTFTGRPLSQLVFKVSHYCLQLLNQELERMRGLSHEVYVRCGCVLRTSHKIPCACELKRACDLEQMISSESVHVFWRTLLINHGHTDENDGRNDLNEEQRYFKSLVDQVSKADPSVMRNISMFIHDQLHPDQAQYTEPDVKINVRGRPKVSKSTKRMPSSWEYNETRRGRARSTSSSRSRGRSGRISSSSSVHNAASSDGKTYHGSEFVHSDKIVGIIKPYVESYYDVVGDGNCGFRTVATYIFGDEEAWQTVRHHIRNEVIANRCLYQRVFVDTVDVALRRVSWDGAGCTPDYWMIVWDDLWPVATMYNSAIMLFGFSGGDTLALCGTILPLYAASTAIRPSREICIAHLGNHCQHYIRLNLSPNFPVPPIVHWWFVHRGQSVVGWERFYQDRVTQWTRLAQLRGY from the exons ATGGATATGGATGCTCTAATATGCATATGTGCCTTCAAAGGGTTGGAAAT tcaggatgctattgattgggcaaaaaagatagctattcagaatgggtttgagcttgtaatatcttcgcacaaaaATGGGGGTAAACAGAAGTTGTTGcgctgttcacggggtgaacgatatagaggtgttgtgaaaaatgatgaagatcctgcaattaggaaaagtaaaactaaagcgtgccgatgtaaatttcagattaaagcctatcaacatgcagacctttcgggatgggggataaaggctaaggctgggttaactggaatgcataaccatacaatgcgtatgtatccagagggaagtcggcaaatgagcggactcagtatcgcatctaaacaaattgtgcgtgatatgtcttcagctcaagcaaagccttgtgctattttagcagcagttaaagaaaaacacccagaggacaactcagtaattaaacacatatataattacagggacaaaatgaggagggacgcgtttgaaggtagagacctggctagtcaattctaccatattgctgtggagaacaaatatgtcaattacacacaggctgattcaggtgtgataacgcatgtgttcatggcacatccagagtcagttgatatgttcaggacttaccactggtacatcggcattgattcaacgtacaaaacaaacaagtacaaaatgccgtttgttgagattgttgggatgacgccatgcaataataacttcaagatagcgtatgctattgttaaagacgagaccgaagggagctatcgttggattttgcaaaggctgaagattttgcttggggatgatcttaacccgaccgttgttgttagtgacagggagcttgggttattaaagccgatacaagaagtttttccacaagcagcgcacttgctatgcacttggcatattaataaggatgtggaagatcgtgtgtatagaatcattggagataaaggccttgcctctaaattcaagaatggcaaatggagaacaatattagaatcattaaccattgaggagtacgagaccaatcttatgatgatgaaggaaaagatgagcaggttcaaaggagttatctcgtatgttgaggagacgtggttggtgcataaggagaagtttgttgttgcttggacaaaggagttcctacattttggtaacacaactacttgtcgagtggagagcgaacatgctagtctaaagcaatggctcaatacggcaactgggtcccttgacacggtatggcagaaggttcacaagcagattgaatcacaagcaaccaatataag gtacatgcttgaACAGTCGCGGCTTCGTCAATCAGTCACTTTCACCGGACGCCCATTAAGCCAACTTGTATTCAAAGTCTCTCATTATTGTCTGCAGTTGTTGAATCAAGAGTTAGAGCGTATGAGAgggttgagccatgaagtgtacgtgcgttgcggttgtgtattgagaacatcgcataagataccatgtgcatgtgaactgaaacgagcttgtgatctggaacaaatgatcagttctgagagtgttcacgtgttttggagaacacttttaatcaatcatggtcacactgatgaaaatgacgGGCGTAATGATCTGAACGAGGAGCAGCGATATTTTAAGTCCTTAGTGGACCAAGTCTCTAAAGCCGACCCATCCGTAATGCgtaatatttcaatgtttatccatgatcaactacaccctgatcaagctCAGTACACCGAACCCGATGTCAAAATTAACGTGCGGGGGCGACCTAAGGTGAGCAAATCCACAAAACGTATGCCGAGTTCTTGGGAATATAATGAAACTCGTCGTGGACGGGCTCGTTCTACTAGTTCATCTAGGAGTCGTGGTAGAAGTGGCAGAATTAGCTCGTCATCCTCGGTACATAATGCTGCCTCATCAG ATGGAAAAACGTATCATGGTTCTGAATTCGTACATTCCGATAAAATAGTTGGCATAATTAAACCATACGTCGAATCATACTACGACGTTGtaggtgatggaaattgtggtttccgtacggtagcaacttacatttttggtgacgaagaagcgtggcagacagttaggcatcacattcgaaatgaagtaattgctaaccgttGTTTGTATCAAAGAGTGTTTGTTGATACTGTTGATGTAGCTCTTCGTAGAGTAAGTTGGGACGGTGCAGGTTGTACGCCGGATTATTGGATGATCGTTTGGGATGACTTGTGGCCGGTTGCTACCATGTACAATTCTGCTATCATGTTATTTGGCTTCTCAGGTGGGGACACATTAGCGTTGTGTGGTACTATCTTACCATTGTATGCCGCATCGACTGCTATAAGACCATCACGTGAGATTTGTATAGCTCATTTAGGGAATCACTGCCAGCACTACATACGTTTAAATTTATCGCCTAACTTTCCGGTGCCCCCTATAGTACACTGGTGGTTTGTGCACCGAGGCCAAAGCGTTGTAGGATGGGAGCGCTTCTATCAGGATAGGGTGACACAGTGGACCAGATTGGCCCAACTTAGGGGATATTAG